The following proteins come from a genomic window of Trifolium pratense cultivar HEN17-A07 linkage group LG4, ARS_RC_1.1, whole genome shotgun sequence:
- the LOC123921475 gene encoding protein NTM1-like 9, translated as MGAVGECLPPPHAEELAVLSLNKLPLGFRFRPTDEEVIDYYLRQKINGNGDEVWVIREVDVCKWEPWDLPDLSVVRNKDPEWFFFCPQDRKYPNGSRLNRATTHGYWKATGKDRRIKSGNTLIGMKKTLVFYAGRAPKGKRTNWVMHEYRPTLKELDGTNPGQNPYVICRLFKKLDESLESSNCGEVEQTTSNPTSAEYSPEDIQSDLNMVPVSSSPATEDYRHLAAIPENSEEAISNVITPADCYSDACNASDAQYQIVEVPAAEDDQLLNLDIFEDPQFEPFDDKLFSPVHAHFPREFNYQPNTEFEFQYGTNEFQYGTNETDVSHFFNSAVNWDEFSYEASSSCFLSHKDNGSCSGSDAEMAKTTMHLQADSGNSDVGLFQNNSQMTFSTDFNIGQTPAVVNEYEQSTNLTARGDTGIMSRTQHGQSEQPNMNPQGSAPRRIQLEGFVTHSLASEETIKDESCAPEYEQSRDTVVQGGTGIRVRTRQGRNEQPNMNPVMQAQGSAPRRLRLGGFVTRSIVSEETTKNESSAPENPNSETIIPTVLGRRVRYTSKRSSNRSMWFSVLAVSATVLVSLVLLVNIWGYT; from the exons ATGGGTGCCGTCGGTGAGTGTTTACCTCCGCCGCACGCGGAGGAGCTGGCGGTTCTGTCTCTTAACAAGCTGCCGTTAGGTTTTCGGTTTCGTCCTACTGATGAGGAAGTCATCGATTACTATCTTCGACAGAAGATCAATGGAAACGGTGATGAAGTTTGGGTTATTCGTGAAGTTGATGTTTGTAAATGGGAGCCTTGGGATTTACCtg aTTTGTcggtggtaagaaacaaggatCCAGAGTGGTTCTTCTTCTGTCCGCAGGATCGGAAGTATCCAAATGGAAGTAGGTTGAACCGAGCAACAACTCATGGGTATTGGAAGGCAACTGGCAAGGATCGGCGGATTAAGTCTGGAAACACGTTGATTGGAATGAAGAAGACTCTTGTTTTCTATGCTGGCCGTGCTCCGAAAGGGAAGAGGACCAATTGGGTTATGCATGAGTATAGGCCTACCTTGAAGGAGCTCGATGGTACCAACCCTGGACAG AACCCATATGTCATTTGTCGCTTGTTTAAGAAGCTAGATGAGAGTCTCGAAAGTTCAAATTGTGGTGAAGTGGAGCAGACTACTTCAAATCCTACGTCTGCAGAGTACTCTCCAGAAGATATACAGTCTGATCTAAATATGGTTCCTGTATCTTCCTCACCAGCCACAGAAGATTATAGGCACCTAGCAGCTATTCCTGAGAATTCTGAGGAGGCAATATCCAACGTTATAACCCCAGCTGATTGCTATAGCGATGCATGCAATGCTTCTGATGCACAATATCAAATTGTAGAAGTACCAGCTGCAGAG GATGATCAACTGTTGAATTTGGACATATTTGAGGACCCACAATTTGAGCCATTTGATGATAAATTATTCTCCCCGGTCCACGCACATTTTCCACGAGAGTTTAATTATCAACCCAACACCGAATTCGAATTTCAGTATGGTACAAATGAATTTCAGTATGGCACAAATGAAACAGATGTTTCACACTTTTTCAACTCGGCTGTTAATTGGGATGAGTTCTCCTATGAGGCGTCTAGTTCATGCTTCCTTAGTCATAAGGACAATGGTTCGTGCAGTGGCTCAGATGCGGAAATGGCCAAAACGACGATG CATCTGCAAGCAGATTCAGGAAATAGTGATGTAGGATTGTTCCAGAACAACTCCCAGATGACTTTTTCAACTGATTTTAATATCGGCCAAACGCCCGCTGTGGTCAATGAATATGAGCAATCAACGAATTTGACAGCACGAGGTGACACTGGAATCATGTCAAGGACTCAACATGGACAGAGTGAACAGCCAAATATGAACCCACAAGGTAGTGCACCGAGAAGAATACAGTTGGAAGGATTTGTTACACATTCCCTTGCTTCTGAGGAGACGATAAAAGATGAAAGTTGTGCACCTGAATATGAGCAATCAAGGGATACTGTTGTCCAGGGTGGCACTGGAATCAGGGTAAGGACTCGACAAGGAAGAAACGAACAGCCAAACATGAACCCAGTGATGCAAGCACAAGGTAGTGCACCGAGAAGATTACGATTGGGAGGATTTGTTACGCGTTCGATTGTTTCCGAGGAGACAACAAAAAATGAGAGTTCTGCACCAGAAAACCCTAACTCAGAAACCATAATTCCCACAGTATTGGGCAGAAGGGTCCGTTACACATCAAAGAGATCCTCCAATCGTTCCATGTGGTTTTCTGTTCTTGCAGTTTCTGCCACTGTACTGGTCTCACTTGTATTGCTTGTTAATATTTGGGGATATACTTag
- the LOC123922423 gene encoding histone H3.v1-like: protein MADLHIQNQQQQQQQQSSMADHLDHHIHTHNTSVKRRRSRPSSSSDQQRSSKKHSFDQEKLARNGFSAITLPISLCGNVLRGSVSDPSYTLQEQTMPVKGSSGLPPKPQAISRCNSEVIDPATVKAAVSHCLKSEENTPSPDSKRLKRMKERLTEMKQWWDEIMKDDDEDDEKEQEKEEEKEQEQEKEQEEEKEQEEEEEHSNEEEEEEQSLVAEDDKVSPQSQDEMGADYEEAISVEWVEKCLSLTFKCPCGKGYEVLISENNCYYKLV from the exons ATGGCTGATTTACATattcaaaatcaacaacaacaacaacaacaacaatcatcAATGGCTGATCATCTTGATCATCACATTCACACTCACAACACTTCTGTCAAACGCCGCCGTTCACGTCCATCATCTTCCTCCGATCAACAACGCTCATCCAAGAAGCATTCTTTCGACCAAGAGAAACTCGCTCGTAATGGCTTCTCCGCCATTACTCTTCCTATCAGTCTCTGCGGTAATGTTCTTCGCGGATCTGTCTCGGATCCATCATACACTTTGCAGGAACAAACAATGCCGGTAAAAGGGTCATCTGGTTTGCCACCTAAGCCACAGGCTATCAGTAGATGTAACTCTGAAGTTATTGATCCTGCAACTGTTAAAGCTGCAGTTTCGCATTGTTTGAAATCTGAAGAAAACACTCCTTCTCCTGATTCAAAG AGGCTTAAAAGGATGAAGGAACGGTTAACAGAAATGAAACAATGGTGGGATGAAATTATgaaagatgatgatgaagatgatgaaaaagaacaagaaaaagaagaggaaaaagaacaagaacaagaaaaagaacaagaagaggaaaaagaacaagaagaagaagaagaacactctaatgaagaagaagaagaagaacagtCTCTTGTTGCTGAAGATGACAAAGTTTCACCTCAGTCTCAG gaTGAAATGGGAGCTGATTATGAAGAAGCTATTAGTGTAGAGTGGGTTGAAAAGTGCTTAAGCCTTACTTTTAAGTGTCCATGTGGAAAGGGATATGAGGTTCTAATAAGTGAAAACAATTGCTACTACAAGTTGGTGTAG
- the LOC123921476 gene encoding fructose-bisphosphate aldolase, cytoplasmic isozyme translates to MSNFKSKYHDELIANAAYIGTPGKGILAADESTGTIGKRLSSISVENVESNRRALRELLFTAPGVLQYLSGVILFEETLYQSTAAGKPFVDVLNEAGVLPGIKVDKGTVELAGTDGETTTQGLDGLGARCAKYYEAGARFAKWRAVLKIGPNEPSEHSIHENAYGLARYAVICQENGLVPIVEPEILVDGPHDIQKCAAVTERVLAACYKALSDHHVLLEGTLLKPNMVTPGSDSPKVAPEVVAEHTVRALQRTVPAAVPAVVFLSGGQSEEEASVNLNAINQVKGKKPWTLSFSFGRALQQSTLKAWSGKEENVKAAQDALLTRAKANSEATLGTYKGTSKLGDGASESLHVKDYKY, encoded by the exons ATGTCGAACTTCAAGAGCAAGTACCATG ATGAGCTTATTGCCAATGCTGCCTACATCGGCACACCCGGAAAGGGTATTCTTGCTGCTGATGAGTCAACTGGAACTATCGGAAAGCGTCTATCCAGCATCAGTGTTGAGAACGTTGAATCCAACAGGCGTGCTCTTCGTGAACTCCTTTTCACTGCCCCTGGAGTCCTTCAGTACCTTAGTGGAGTGATCCTCTTTGAGGAAACCCTCTACCAAAGCACCGCTGCAG GCAAGccttttgttgatgtcttgaaCGAAGCTGGTGTGCTTCCTGGTATCAAGGTTGACAAGGGTACCGTTGAGCTTGCTGGAACTGACGGAGAAACCACCACTCAGGGTCTTGATGGTCTTGGTGCTCGCTGTGCTAAGTACTACGAAGCTGGTGCACGTTTCGCTAAATGGCGTGCTGTTCTTAAAATCGGCCCCAATGAACCATCTGAGCACTCTATCCATGAGAATGCCTATGGTTTGGCCCGATATGCCGTCATATGCCAAGAGAATGGACTTGTACCAATTGTTGAACCTGAGATCCTTGTTGATGGACCTCATGACATTCAAAAGTGTGCTGCTGTTACCGAGCGTGTCCTTGCAGCATGCTACAAGGCCTTGAGCGATCACCATGTCCTCCTCGAAGGAACTCTCTTGAAGCCCAACATGGTCACCCCTGGATCTGATTCACCAAAGGTTGCACCCGAGGTAGTTGCTGAGCACACCGTTAGAGCTTTGCAGAGAACCGTACCAGCAGCAGTCCCTGCCGTTGTTTTCTTGTCTGGTGGACAGAGTGAGGAAGAGGCCTCTGTTAACCTCAATGCCATTAACCAAGTTAAGGGTAAGAAGCCATGGACTCTTTCTTTCTCCTTTGGAAGGGCACTTCAACAGAGTACCCTTAAGGCATGGTCTGGAAAAGAAGAGAATGTTAAGGCTGCCCAAGATGCTTTGTTGACAAGGGCCAAGGCTAACTCTGAGGCTACTCTTGGAACTTACAAGGGTACCTCTAAACTTGGTGATGGTGCCTCTGAGAGTCTCCATGTTAAGGACTACAAGTACTGA
- the LOC123921473 gene encoding dihydrofolate reductase-like: MENKEQKNNTMNTVVRKPRFLCLHGFRTSGEIMKKQIHKWPQNVLDKLDLVFVDAPFPCNGKSDVEGIFDPPYYEWFQFNKEFTEYTNFDECLEYIEDYMIKHGPFDGLLGFSQGAILSGALPGLQEKGVALTKVPKVKFLVIIGGAKFKAPSIVEKAYSSTIGCPSLHFIGENDFLKQYGKELIESCVEPMVIHHPKGHTVPRLDDKSLITMNGFIERIQRDIS, from the exons ATGGAAAACAAAGAACAGAAGAACAACACGATGAACACGGTTGTTAGAAAACCAAGATTTCTTTGTCTTCATGGATTTCGAACAAGTGGAGAGATAATGAAAAAACAGATTCATAAGTGGCCACAAAATGTTTTAGACAAACTCGATCTTGTTTTCGTGGATGCCCCTTTTCCTTGCAACGGTAAATCTGATGTTGAAGGAATTTTCGATCCTCCTTATTACGAATGGTTCCAATTCAACAAG GAATTTACAGAGTACACCAACTTTGATGAGTGTTTGGAATATATTGAAGATTACATGATCAAACATGGACCGTTCGATGGTCTTCTTGGATTCTCACAG GGGGCTATACTATCAGGTGCGCTGCCAGGTCTTCAAGAAAAG gGTGTGGCACTAACCAAAGTTCCCAAAGTGAAATTCCTTGTAATAATAGGAGGGGCCAAGTTTAAGGCACCTTCAATTGTGGAGAAAGCATATTCTTCAACAATTGGTTGCCCGTCTCTTCACTTTATAG GGGAGAATGATTTTTTGAAGCAGTATGGAAAAGAACTAATAGAATCTTGTGTTGAACCTATGGTAATTCATCACCCGAAAGGACACACAGTACCAAGATTAG ATGATAAAAGTTTGATTACCATGAATGGTTTTATCGAAAGAATTCAAAGAGATATATCTTGA
- the LOC123921472 gene encoding uncharacterized calcium-binding protein At1g02270-like, producing MGRRILRTQIYAMQQQLLPSISCTTFNILAPIYKRLNNEDQSFRESENRGCWLARNQRILDWLLFEKSSIICLQEFWVGNEELVNLYEKRLGDAGYIHFKLARTNNRGDGLLLAVQKEYFKVVNYKELHFNDCGDRVAQLLHVELAFPPSQCQNSGIKQEVLIVNTHLIFPHDSSLCLVRLHQVYKILQYVESYQNEYQLKPLPIILCGDWNGSKRGHVYKFLRTQGFVSSYDTAHQYTDADAHKWISHRNHLGNTCAVDFIWLLNPDKYRKLVKASWSEAVFDMFKCLLRRASPTDSDAFSFLKAEDEDCVTYSGFCKALQQLNLVGNCYGLSDEETKELWFQVDIDGNGVIEYKQFLHHLWNPTESDQRDENNNDKQDDVPNDSEEEEETIGFSVKNAVMFPSEVEKGRWPEDYSLSDHARLTVVFSPIRISCSHMIS from the exons ATGGGAAGAAGAATTTTAAGGACTCAAATTTACGCAATGCAACAACAACTACTACCTAGCATTAGCTGCACCACTTTTAACATTCTTGCTCCAATATACAAGCGTCTTAACAACGAG GATCAGAGTTTCCGTGAAAGTGAGAACAGAGGATGTTGGTTGGCTAGGAATCAAAGGATATTGGATTGGTTGTTGTTTGAGAAATCTTCCATTATTTGTCTTCAG GAATTTTGGGTTGGAAATGAGGAGCTAGTTAATCTATATGAGAAAAGACTTGGTGATGCTGGTTATATTCATTTTAAGCTTGCAAGGACTAACAATCGTGGTGATG GTCTTCTGTTAGCAGTGCAAAAGGAATATTTCAAAGTTGTTAATTATAAGGAGTTGCATTTTAATGATTGTGGTGATCGAGTAGCTCAATTGTTACATGTTGAGTTAGCATTTCCACCTTCACAATGTCAAAACAGTGGTATTAAGCAAGAAGTTCTTATTGTCAATACTCACCTAATATTTCCTCATGATTCAAGTCTATGCCTTGTGAGGCTGCACCAG GTCTACAAGATACTTCAATATGTGGAATCTTATCAGAATGAATACCAACTTAAACCATTGCCAATTATACTATGCGG TGACTGGAACGGAAGCAAACGCGGACATGTTTACAAGTTCCTAAGGACTCAAGGGTTTGTATCGTCATATGATACAGCACATCAGTACACCGATGCAGATGCTCACAAG TGGATTAGCCACCGAAACCATCTGGGAAATACATGTGCTGTTGATTTTATATGGCTTCTGAATCCTGACAAATATCGAAAACTAGTAAAAGCAAGTTGGAGTGAAGCCGTTTTCGATATGTTCAAG tgTCTATTGCGACGAGCTTCACCAACAGATAGTGATGCATTTTCTTTTCTAAAggctgaagatgaagattgtgTTACATATTCTGGTTTTTGTAAAGCACTTCAACAG CTTAATTTAGTTGGTAATTGCTATGGATTAAGTGATGAAGAGACAAAGGAATTGTGGTTTCAAGTAGATATTGATGGAAATGGTGTAATTGAATATAAACAATTTCTG CATCATTTATGGAATCCAACAGAATCAGATCAAAGAGATGAAAACAACAATGATAAACAAGATGATGTACCAAATGACagtgaggaggaggaggaaacaattggtttcagtgTAAAAAATGCAGTGATGTTCCCTTCAGAGGTGGAGAAAGGTAGATGGCCAGAGGACTATTCCCTATCTGATCATGCAAGACTAACCGTAGTCTTCTCACCTATCAGAATTTCATGCTCTCACATGATTTCTTAA
- the LOC123921474 gene encoding transcription termination factor MTERF4, chloroplastic — protein MNFSCAITKPNFPFCQTEMPILTFGHSKLSATLALQLPCSCVRKIRLITKFQCSVAGRTYTSRTGDSRGPKRGSGEIQKRKGGPSSSYLGYIRPSLSEMKNDKVALRENVYQFLRGIGIVPDELDGLELPVTVDVMKERVDFLHNLGLTIEDINNYPLVLGCSVKKNMVPVLDYLGKLGVRRSTLTQFLRRYPQVLHASVVVDLVPVVKYLQGMDIKLNDIPRVLERYPELMGFKLEGTMSTSVAYLVGIGVDRRELGGVLTRYPEILGMRVGRIIKPFVEYLESLGIPRLAIARLIEKQPYILGFDLDEKVKPNVKSLEEFNVRKTSLASIIAQYPEIIGTDLEPKLANKRNVLNSVLDLDHEDFGLIVEKMPQVVSLGSTPMLKHVDFLKDCGISVDQMRKMIVGCPQLLALNIDIMKLSFDYFQSAMERPLEDLVEFPAFFTYGLESTIKPRNNMVTKKGLKCSLAWMLNCSNEKFEQRMDYDTIDMEEMEMEPSFDMNSLMRPRNDDSDSDYEDSDFEDDDE, from the coding sequence ATGAACTTTTCTTGTGCCATAACAAAACCCAATTTTCCATTTTGCCAAACAGAAATGCCAATTCTAACATTTGGTCATTCTAAGTTAAGTGCTACCCTAGCTCTTCAATTGCCATGTAGTTGTGTTAGGAAGATAAGGTTGATTACAAAGTTTCAATGTTCTGTTGCTGGTAGGACATATACTTCTAGGACAGGTGATTCGCGGGGACCCAAACGGGGTTCTGGCGAAATTCAAAAAAGGAAGGGAGGACCCTCGTCATCATATCTTGGTTACATTCGTCCTAGTTTATCTGAAATGAAGAACGATAAGGTGGCGTTACGTGAAAATGTTTATCAGTTCTTGCGAGGAATTGGCATTGTTCCTGATGAGCTTGATGGTCTTGAACTTCCTGTTACGGTTGATGTTATGAAGGAGCGGGTTGATTTTCTTCATAACTTGGGGCTTACAATTGAAGATATTAATAATTATCCTCTTGTTCTTGGTTGTAGCGTCAAGAAGAATATGGTTCCTGTGCTTGACTACCTTGGTAAATTGGGAGTTAGGAGATCCACGTTAACACAGTTTTTGCGGAGATACCCGCAAGTGCTTCATGCTAGTGTGGTTGTGGATCTTGTACCGGTGGTAAAGTATCTTCAAGGGATGGATATCAAGCTCAATGATATTCCTCGTGTTCTTGAGAGGTATCCTGAACTAATGGGATTCAAACTTGAGGGTACCATGAGCACATCAGTTGCTTATTTGGTTGGAATTGGTGTTGATAGAAGAGAACTCGGAGGTGTCTTAACTAGATACCCGGAGATTTTGGGGATGCGGGTTGGTAGAATCATCAAGCCTTTTGTGGAGTATTTGGAAAGCTTGGGTATTCCACGGCTAGCCATTGCTAGATTGATAGAGAAACAACCTTATATTCTTGGATTCGATCTGGACGAGAAGGTGAAGCCAAATGTCAAATCCCTTGAAGAGTTTAATGTTAGGAAAACATCACTTGCATCTATAATTGCTCAGTATCCTGAAATCATTGGAACTGACCTAGAGCCGAAGCTTGCCAATAAGAGAAATGTGCTTAATTCTGTGCTTGATTTGGATCATGAGGATTTCGGCTTAATTGTTGAGAAGATGCCGCAGGTAGTTAGCCTCGGTAGTACACCTATGCTGAAGCACGTTGATTTTCTTAAGGATTGCGGGATTTCCGTGGATCAAATGAGGAAGATGATTGTTGGATGCCCTCAACTACTTGCTTTAAACATTGATATCATGAAACTTAGCTTTGATTACTTCCAAAGTGCGATGGAAAGGCCTTTGGAAGACTTGGTTGAATTTCCAGCATTCTTCACATATGGTTTGGAGTCAACAATAAAACCTAGGAATAACATGGTTACCAAGAAAGGATTGAAGTGTTCTCTGGCATGGATGCTTAATTGTTCTAATGAGAAATTTGAGCAACGAATGGACTATGATACTATTGACATGGAAGAGATGGAAATGGAACCGTCATTTGACATGAATTCATTGATGCGACCAAGGAATGATGACTCAGATTCTGATTATGAAGACAGTGATTTTGAAGATGACGATGAATAA